ATAACATCTGACCGGATTCCAAGCATATGTCCGCCTATATCATGACTCCACCATCCATATCCAATATTTGATGCCGTTGCTGTAAAATAAGGCTGGAAATCAAGAGACTCCCACGTTACAACTGTATCCCCGGAAAAACCTACCGGATATCTGTGAGAACCAGGACCTGCATAACGTGAAAATGTCATTTTTCTTTTTCCATCCCGTCCACTGTCAAGATAATGGTAATGATTCAGCATCCAAAGCGGATCTAACTCTTTCACTGCCGTATGTCCACCCTGCTGCCAGTCCAGCCACCAGAAATCAACCCCCTCTTCCTCAAGCGGATGATGTACGATCTCAAAATAATTTTCCAGAAACTCCGGATCTGTAATATCGAATTCAACCGGTTCTCCGGCTGCCGGATCCATTCCCATTGCCTCTGCCATTTCTTTATACATACTTTCGCATTCCCGGATACCGAGTGCCGGATGCACATTTAAAGTCACTTTCATTCCCCTGTCATGCAGATTATCCATAAAACTCCCCGGATCTGGAAACAGATCCCTGTTCCATGTATAACCGGTCCAGCCGGAACCATACTTCTTGTCAATATCTGTGATATGCCAGTCCATGTCAATGACTGCCACCGAAAACGGGATTTTTTCCGCTAAGAAACGATCCATCAGTCTCTGATACTCATCCTGTGAATACTCGTAATATCTGCTCCACCAGTTTCCAAGTGCATATTTTGGAAGCATTGGGACACGGCCGGTAACCCTAAAAAAATCTTTTACCGCGCCCCGGTAATCATGACCATAGGCAAACAGATAGAAATCCTCTCCTCCCTGTTTTCTCTCTTTGATCCAGCCATCCTCGGTAAGTAAAATCGTTTTTGAATCATCTAATACTGCAAATCCATCCCTGGAAAGAATTCCTTTTTCCAGTCTGATCCTGCCGTCTGCTTCATCGAGCGTACGGGCAGTTCCGAAAAGATTACGATCCTCTTTTCTGCCATAATACCATTCCAGATCACATCCATTGTCCGGTTTTTTCAGCTTCACACTCAGGATGCCCTCATCAAATGCTCTCTCATCATAGCGTATCCGTATGCTTTTTGTCTGGATCTCCAGAAAGTTATTTTTCTGCTTTATCTCAAAAGGAACCTCTTCTAAATCCCTGTACCATATTACCTGCGAAGCCTCATCCACAAATGCACCGGATTCATTATATTCAAATCTGACCAGCCTGTCCGTCAGAAA
The Roseburia rectibacter DNA segment above includes these coding regions:
- a CDS encoding glycoside hydrolase family 31 protein → MKQQFICERRPKADPRNIVLGKNYRITFLTDRLVRFEYNESGAFVDEASQVIWYRDLEEVPFEIKQKNNFLEIQTKSIRIRYDERAFDEGILSVKLKKPDNGCDLEWYYGRKEDRNLFGTARTLDEADGRIRLEKGILSRDGFAVLDDSKTILLTEDGWIKERKQGGEDFYLFAYGHDYRGAVKDFFRVTGRVPMLPKYALGNWWSRYYEYSQDEYQRLMDRFLAEKIPFSVAVIDMDWHITDIDKKYGSGWTGYTWNRDLFPDPGSFMDNLHDRGMKVTLNVHPALGIRECESMYKEMAEAMGMDPAAGEPVEFDITDPEFLENYFEIVHHPLEEEGVDFWWLDWQQGGHTAVKELDPLWMLNHYHYLDSGRDGKRKMTFSRYAGPGSHRYPVGFSGDTVVTWESLDFQPYFTATASNIGYGWWSHDIGGHMLGIRSDVMEARWYELGTFSPINRLHSTKMSFSGKEPWNFRPEVEHAMGEALRLRHQLLPYLYTMNYLAYKEYRPVIAPMYYDYPEKEQAYPVQDHSFVEGVSNNQYLFGTDMIVAPITSDQIASLNQGKVKAWIPEGCYHDFFTGLIYKGEKVMWMFRGINSIPVLVKAGGIIPMQKELFGKDFLKNPEELIIRVYGGADGNYTHYEDDGETEDYKDGRSCCFTSMHFDWERGAFTIEGAAGQTDLIPEFRDYTVELCGVKEAVPKVYISGKEIKITYEYQWKKGCIRIHIPKVSVDEKVEIVFEQKLTLNDNHTLERVYDLLNQAQDSNLAKESAYRLLSSGKNLADILGELETTNLKKEIRLAVIEIMTADL